One segment of Nyctibius grandis isolate bNycGra1 chromosome 11, bNycGra1.pri, whole genome shotgun sequence DNA contains the following:
- the LOC137668924 gene encoding protein PML-like, whose protein sequence is MATSSPGPQLLEADFQFILCEGCQQESPNLKLLTCLHTLCLDCLNKNKLIGQCPVCRTVIPQASSIRDMDNLLFTNLQARLKVYKKIVDGIDLFCDNCKKASEFWCSECEEFLCTKCFEAHQQYLKRERHKANKVMDIRAGSAEDFLEVTRRTGNLSCANPTHKNETVSVYCKKCCKPMCCICALLDSQHAPFCDIRSETQRRQEELSTINQDLKQKRSGFEATYTVLQNEAVRLERAQREMRELVRQRAEQLVQLIRREEEELLGLVEARQEQGRRELARELQHVEGVLRRMEAGERLVEKMGLYATEQEVMDMQPFIKESLEELQRLRLVVADDQAQPRNFAECRARLQALVERVTGHPAPLPTTGTSAPQHDSPSEDETIPILNLEPAGEDCQLHGGLPMGLPAHHQCCAPVSDPSGGGGHVCPDQEGDVSPTQPIPPTLLMQRGEEAEEDSRPTHGDAAPPARSIQDSLASLQEDFSGWARSNVQQADKLLKMGSHLLQAQHRANRHLLSVTREIRTMSRSLATIASAVGSLLQPVAGPQDPPAADMDWLLLPSNTLELFPPSTPQKHEPPVPEAAAAPSPSRPPPATPSASPACLDPSSPASEGECPESRHLTRGKRGGKPSTKLRKRKKK, encoded by the exons ATGGCCAcctccagccccggcccccAG CTCCTAGAAGCTGACTTCCAGTTCATCCTCTGCGAGGGCTGCCAACAGGAATCGCCCAACCTCAAGCTCCTCACCTGCCTCCACACCTTGTGCCTCGACTGCCTGAACAAGAACAAGCTCATTGGGCAGTGCCCCGTGTGCCGGACGGTCATCCCGCAGGCCAGCAGCATCCGCGACATGGACAACCTGCTCTTCACCAACCTGCAGGCCAGGCTCAAGGTTTACAAGAAGATCGTTGATGGAATTGACTTGTTCTGCGACAACTGCAAGAAAGCCAGCGAGTTCTGGTGCTCCGAGTGCGAGGAGTTCCTCTGCACCAAGTGCTTCGAGGCCCACCAGCAGTACCTAAAGAGGGAGAGGCACAAAGCCAATAAGGTGATGGACATCAGGGCAGGGTCTGCTGAGGACTTCCTCGAGGTCACCAGGAGGACCGGTAACTTGTCCTGCGCCAACCCAACCCACAAGAACGAGACTGTAAG CGTCTACTGCAAGAAGTGCTGCAAGCCCATGTGCTGCATCTGCGCGCTGCTGGACAGCCAGCACGCCCCGTTCTGCGACATCCGCAGCGAGACCCAGCGCAGGCAGGAGGAGCTCAGCACCATCAACCAGGAcctgaagcagaagagaagcGGCTTCGAGGCCACCTACACGGTGCTGCAGAATGAGGCCGTGCGGCTGGAGCGGGCGCAGCGGGAGATGCGGGAGCTGGTCCGGCAGCGCGCAGAGCAGCTGGTGCAGCTGATCCGGCGCGAggaagaggagctgctggggctggtggaggCGCGGCAGGAGCAGGGCCGGCGGGAGCTGGCGAGGGAGCTGCAGCACGTGGAGGGGGTGCTGCGGCGGATGGAGGCAGGCGAGCGGCTGGTGGAGAAGATGGGCCTCTACGCCACGGAGCAGGAGGTGATGGACATGCAGCCCTTCATCAAGGAGTcgctggaggagctgcagcgGCTGCGGTTGGTGGTGGCCGATGACCAAGCACAGCCCAGGAACTTTGCGGAGtgcagagccaggctgcaggCACTGGTGGAGCGCGTCACGGGGCATCCAG cccctctccccacaaCAGGTACCTCCGCTCCTCAGCACGACTCCCCATCCGAAGACGAGACCATCCCGATCCTCAACCTCGAGCCTGCTGGGGAGGATTGCCAACTGCATGGAGGTCTCCCCATGGGGCTGCCTGCCCACCACCAGTGCTGTGCCCCCGTGTCCGACCCCTCCGGCGGCGGAGGACACGTGTGTCCAGACCAGGAAGGGGATGTGTCCCCCACCCAACCCATACCTCCAACCCTTCTGATGCAGAGGGGtgaagaagcagaggaagactCAAGGCCAACCCATGGGGACGCTGCACCTCCTGCCAGGAGCATCCAGGACTCTCTGGCCTCCTTGCAGGAAGATTTCAGTGGCTGGGCCAGGTCCAACGTGCAGCAGGCGGATAAGCTCCTGAAGATGGGCAGTCACCTGCTGCAAGCTCAGCACAGGGCAAACAGGCACCTGCTGTCCGTGACCCGAGAGATCCGGACCATGTCCCGCTCCCTGGCCACCATCGCCTCTGCTGTGGGATCCTTACTGCAGCCCGTGGCCGGCCCACAGGACCCCCCTGCCGCAGATATGGACTGGCTATTGCTGCCCTCCAACACGCTGGAGTTattccctcccagcaccccgcAGAAGCATGAACCACCAGTCCCAGAGGCTGCCGCAGCCCCTTCCCCCAGCAGaccccctcctgccaccccctctgccagcccagcatgcttggacccctccagcccagcctccGAGGGGGAATGCCCCGAATCAAGGCACCTCACCAGGGGCAAGCGTGGTGGGAAGCCCAGCACCAAACTTCGAAAGCGGAAGAAGAAGTGA